The window TcgtttgtattttttttattcgtatcGTTAGAAGAATTGCAAATTTCGAAGGTCGGCGCAGAAATTTGCGAATTCATTTTGCAAACATGAGTTTCGATCTGATCGAGAGAACGGAAGCGACCAACGGTGAACATAATTTTAGATTCGGATTTAATTTAGCTTTATTTTAAGTATTTAACGATGGTTTCATTTCGTTCAACGATTGACGCGTTCAATTGTTTATCACTTTTATCGAACGACCGCTTATTGCTTTTACTAGCCGTTGAGGTCGATTTTTATATCGTTGATGACTCGCGAATGAACCCGTTGCTTGCTTCTCTCTCGAATCTAGGTTGTTCATTGTAAATAATAGGAAACATCACatcgtttattattattttaagaaCTAACAATCGCTCGATTGAATAATCGATAGAAACTTGTCGATAAATAATATGCCTTGTTTTATTATAAAGTCATTAAACGTCTAGTGTCATCTACGATTCTTAACGAACGTTCATAAAAAAGTTTAATACCTGATAAATCTTTGATCCATACACtgtttcaattattaataagaaTCGAAAGATCGTAATAGTGCATGATCATTTATAATAAACGTATCGATAAGTTGTACttgattaaatatattttatagcaTTTTTGTAGCGGAATTCTTAAAAGATCTATTGAAAATTTGTAGCACAATGACTGTCTAGCTCAGTGCTGTTCAAGTGGAATTAATTGTATTATTGCAAAGTATATTATATGTATGCGCGCATTTTCGAATATTaataatgtataaaatataCTTAAGTACCACGCCAATTGTCTGATCCGTGGCGTCTTATTCTCCTGGAACGTCTGGAAACCCAACTTTGCAGCTCCTAAAACGCTAAACAATTGGAAAACAATTATGGTAAATAATTTATCAAGAATTCCGAATGAAAGCTTTCCAATACTTTGGCGAGCGACCGTGGTATTCGAATTTTACTCGCAAGAGATCTTTGAAAGCCGACTTGGCGACTCGACTCGAAGGAAATTCCAAGCGTCAAATCTAACAGAGACGTTCACTCCTCAACGCGTGTATTTTAAACTTCGACCAGCGATTCCAATTTCATGCGACGCGGTGCTGCAGTGGACGGGTTTAACAAGCCATGCTTCCCAATTCGAAACTTGGAATTCAGATGGAACCATTTAAATAAAAACACGAGGCGAACCGCGCGAAAAACAGATTCCCTTTCGCAAAGTAGTCGCTCCTGCTCCCGCCGCGCCGACTGGAACTGTCCACCTAATTTTTAGCACTTTTCATTTTACCAATGAACAAAGTTTCTACCTGAAAATACGTCCTTTTCCATTTAGTTTCCGTTGGAAGTATTCATGTAGGAAAATGGCGACCAGTGTATCTCGTTATTAAACTATTGGTAGATGAAGTCTCTGTAGACTTTTCGTTTTTATAATATCGTTCAATAATCGTCTTCGcccatttttatttataaacatgGAAAGCTCAATCTGTTTTATAGTTTTCGAATATTCCGCTTAGCGATGCAAATGGGTTAAGCAAAAAGTATAATGAAGTACTGGATCAATTTCGACAGTCACTGTATATCTTTCTCAATCTTCGAAGCTAATTGAGATACAGTATAACGAATCAGAGATCGCCGTAAACAACCGACGACGGTTCCCATTGGTCGAACATCCCGAGCAAGGACGATCGCTTAGATCGTTCTCGTGGAACGCGGCAGCACCGACGCTAGATCTTCCGTGTGAAGAGTCATCCACGTAACCGTCTAGCTTCCGTCGAGATAGCGACATGTCGTCTAACGTGGAACACCGATCGGAGGAAAAGTTGACGGAGAGGGTCGAGATCGAGATcgacgaggaggaggaggaggaggaagatcAGAACAAGGGGCGAAAGTTGTGCAAAACTTTGGACGCTCTGTTGGCGGACGTCGATAGCAACGATAACCTGTACGTCGCGGTCCGTCAGTGCCTGCACAAGGTTAATCGAATTTCGAGAAGTTCGTTACCCCAACAGGAAAGTCCTCGATCGCGGGCGAGCACAGGCGGCGTGTCGGAGGAGTCCTCGATGGGCAGATTTCAAACGATCAAAGCGTTCTTCGATCTCAACACGGCCAAGCAGAAGAGGACCACCACGTTCGGTACCAGGCAAACCACCATAGACAAAGTGACCGATATCCTGGGCCTCCGAACTTTATTCTCCAACGATCCCAAAGCAGGTTTGCTCGGATTTACAAGCTGGGAATTATTCGATTAGAAAATTGAGACACTTCGTTTCACTGCTCGTGCAGCCATGTTTGTTTACACGTTACTCGTTAACTCCTCGTGTAGTAAGAGACGTTATTGTACGGCAAGGGGTTAAAGAAATAGAAAGGAAATAATTTATGGACCACTCCAATGTTTGACGCTTGAAAATTTTGAACGATCGTCGTTAGAAATGCTCCCCAGCGCCCTTGAATCATCGAAATTTCAATTCCCTCGCGATTCGAGCAAATATCGAGGCTCGGACACGGAAAGGCGTGCTAAAGTAGGGGAAACGATCGGTCGTAGGGTCTTTTATTTTCGCATGAACGCACTTCTGCAAAGCCTAGCCGTAGATTCGATCGGTTCCTCGATCCATGAAAGCGTCCACGGCGCCGCGCCATGAATTACAATATCCTCGAACGCGTTTCGCGCAGCAACGAGAGAGCTCGTCGTAAATTTTTATCTCTTTCTGCAGAATCCACGAAGAACGGTTTCGACGTCAACGACAATGCGATATCGAAATAATGAAATACCGATGGAGACGAAACCTATTTACGATCGCGTATCAGGCGACCAAGAGAAGGCAGATCAAGAGGAAAAGGGAACCGGAAGCGTGCACCAACGCGATATTACGTTCGAATCTGCATTAGTATCGCCATAGTTAAGTTTACGGATTTTTGCGTCGCGAAAGAATGCAAAATGCTCAATTTTGAATCAACGGAAAAAGTCGAGAGCTGGTCcgttaaatctagcgttaatatattttcctttttcttttttaatgtaCCATTTGCATGGAATTATGTTTCTTCTAttcgtatatacatatattcgcGCTAAATTTACGATCCACTCGGCGGTTTTTAATTGTGAATTATTCGGTGCTTTTGTTGGCGCCATACGTTTCTACTTGGCCGTGCATTATTGCGTGTGAGAGTTTTTCGTATTAaaaagaatgtttcagtggaAGAAGGAATGTTCTACGAGGGTGGGCTCACTTTTTATAACGGAACGGTTGGAGTAATAAAGCCAGAACTCTTTGGCACGAATCGTCGTATCGTACAAAAGGCAAAACAATGTTCACCGAGCGTCAAGCTACTTTGAAACTTTATAGAAACTGTTGATTCGATAAAGAAATTCGACTCTCGCGAGAACCACTTTTTTCCTCCCCGAATTACTTCAAATTCGGGGCGACGAGATCACCAGAAAACTGTTTTATAGTGACGGATTTTGAGCATAGTTTAAGAAGAAGAAAAGTCTGGAGAACGTATTGCAGTTTTGTATTTCTGTTTCGAAGATTTATACTCAGTTTTATGGACGTAACTGTGTCTTAGATGCTCTACTCGACAGAACCATCGATCGTATTGTACGAGATTGAAAAGAAACTTCTTTTGAAAATTCGTTCGCGTTACTTGAGAAAATTTCTGAGGTAATTTTAGTTTTCGTTTagtaaaaatattcttcgagaGAAAGTCATGAGAACAAGATGATCATTAGTTCTAATTGTACTcgagtaaattaaaaaatagattAGTTAAGTATTATTATACGTATCGTACGAGAAAAACCTCTGGCTGGATAATCTCAATGATTTTAGAGAATGAATATCAGGGATACAAAAATCGCTGTGTATTTAATATAGCGATACATTCTGAATGTTTAACTCATAAATATAGGAAATAAAAGTCTTTAAGATAgtggaaatttttcaaatctttctggagccCTCTTAAGATATAGGAAATGCATAATTATATTCAGCATGACATCATAGTCTATACGATTACGATATACatatattctataaaatatcttTTTCAAATAAATCACTCGAATAGAGTGTTTCTTTAATCTTGCACATcctaatatattataatatcaacaatattacaattaatatttcaagcgTGGAGAGAATCCCAGCTTGAATCTatcattaattaaagaaaacgcAGATGTTTTTGGAACGTTAAAGGGAACCATCGAAGACGCTCGAAATCGTTTCGAGAGACTGACATATTTAGGCGCTGAGTAAGATTACTCGTTAAAACCAATAAAGAGGAATTAAAGTTCCCGCGTGCAAACAACAAATTTCCATTGGATAGTCGTGAGATCGAACCGCGATTGGTCGAGTCAACAGCGAGTACGGAACGTCCTTGCGAGTCAGCCTTCGTACAGCGTGAAGTTAACGACGCGTTCCGGTCGACGATCGATACGAATCGGCAGTTGTTGATCGCCTCGCAGCTCGTTTCGTTCTTGGTCTACACTGTTTATCGTTGCGTATGTAAAACATTTAAACGTTGCTTATCTCGTATCGGTTTTTCGATCGTGCTTTGTACATCGTGCTGTGTCAGCGGCCAGTTATTGCGAGTGAACGTTCTTATTAGCGAATACGGTGCTGGACACGTGTTTGCGAAAGAAACAAAGGAACGTTGTTGTCTTAGACGCGAAGGTCGTAAACGGTTCGTTCGAACGACGACGCAAGTGTAACGTGTACCTCGAGGC of the Colletes latitarsis isolate SP2378_abdomen chromosome 9, iyColLati1, whole genome shotgun sequence genome contains:
- the LOC143345301 gene encoding uncharacterized protein LOC143345301; this translates as MSSNVEHRSEEKLTERVEIEIDEEEEEEEDQNKGRKLCKTLDALLADVDSNDNLYVAVRQCLHKVNRISRSSLPQQESPRSRASTGGVSEESSMGRFQTIKAFFDLNTAKQKRTTTFGTRQTTIDKVTDILGLRTLFSNDPKAESTKNGFDVNDNAISK